A region of Moorena sp. SIOASIH DNA encodes the following proteins:
- a CDS encoding NB-ARC domain-containing protein codes for MNNQTRFNQAPPLPPYYVERPEVSEQLKQILLSEETAKAGTLVVSAIYGLGGIGKSTLAAALAHDSEVQSHFTDGIFWATLGQQPDSLSVLSSWIQQLGDYDFKAINIDSASLQLRTLLSDKKALLVVDDVWHPDHVEPFRVAGDGCRVLVTTREAQVKDAIPYDLDVMTPNQSLELLTAFFNNDLTNQELEYAENLAKTVGYLPLALELAAAQVMDGLSWQDLLGELEDLIVGVEALDRLKAEEEPSDAKRKNYSLVASFNLSLKGLFEDDRLKNFAWLGILPEDVIITESMATTLWDCNLVEAKDTLRYLRQKALLLPGVSTTPETNYRLHDLLHDLARRLVQSELGLSIPSAHQQLLERYQTKTEKGLWHTLPDDGYIYNYLTWHLEKAKKINEIHQLLKEETPAGDNGWYWQCERQGNTANFIKDVSRAWAIAAANFTENPTESISLQCRYALITTSLNSLAGNIPPKLMAVLVEKEIWTPAQALVYLRQRKDSEGQAEGLKVIIEYLPPSLLPEALDVARGIGYEYDRYRALVALAPHLPDVLLPKALDCARGISDQKYRAYALLALAPHLSNVLHQALDWATGISYEYSRAYALVALAPHLPDVLLPKALDCAREIRNEKYRAYALLALAPHLTDVLLNQALDCARGISDQKYRADALLALAPHLPDVLNQALDCARGISYEYSRADALVALAPHLPEELLPKALDCARGISDQKYRADALVALAPHLPDVLPEALDCARGISDQKYRAHALVALAPHLPDVLPEALDCATGILHQYFLVLALVVKEDPHLPDLLLQQALDWARGISHEQYRTFALKALAPHLPQELLHQALDCARGISDKKYRAHALQNLMKNLTPSSVDFPLWQQTLDSLASLTRPHFFEALPELAPLIIKFGGVEALRETVAAVDDVSWWWK; via the coding sequence ATGAATAACCAAACTCGATTCAATCAAGCTCCCCCACTTCCTCCTTATTATGTCGAACGCCCGGAAGTAAGCGAACAACTAAAACAAATCCTTTTATCGGAAGAAACTGCTAAAGCTGGCACCTTAGTGGTTAGTGCCATCTATGGTTTAGGAGGAATTGGAAAATCCACGTTAGCTGCCGCTTTAGCCCATGATTCAGAGGTTCAATCCCATTTTACCGATGGGATTTTTTGGGCAACCTTAGGTCAGCAACCTGATAGTTTATCTGTTCTAAGTAGCTGGATACAGCAATTAGGAGATTATGACTTTAAAGCGATTAACATTGATAGCGCTTCTTTACAATTAAGAACGTTATTATCCGATAAAAAAGCATTACTAGTAGTGGATGATGTTTGGCATCCTGACCATGTTGAACCCTTTCGAGTGGCTGGGGATGGCTGTCGGGTTTTAGTAACTACCAGAGAAGCACAGGTTAAGGATGCGATTCCTTATGATTTAGATGTGATGACTCCCAATCAATCCTTGGAGTTATTAACCGCTTTTTTCAACAACGATTTAACTAATCAAGAACTGGAATATGCTGAAAACTTAGCCAAAACTGTCGGCTACTTACCCCTAGCATTAGAATTAGCTGCTGCCCAAGTTATGGATGGATTGTCTTGGCAGGATTTACTGGGTGAGTTAGAAGATTTAATTGTTGGTGTAGAAGCTTTGGATCGATTGAAAGCAGAGGAAGAGCCAAGTGACGCTAAGCGCAAAAACTATAGTCTAGTGGCTTCGTTTAATCTCAGTTTGAAGGGATTATTCGAAGACGATAGATTGAAAAACTTTGCTTGGTTAGGGATACTGCCGGAGGATGTCATCATTACTGAGTCCATGGCGACTACCTTATGGGACTGTAATTTAGTTGAAGCCAAAGATACGTTAAGGTACTTACGACAAAAAGCCTTATTACTACCAGGAGTCTCTACTACACCAGAAACTAACTATCGCCTCCATGACTTGTTACATGATTTAGCCCGTCGTCTGGTACAATCAGAGCTAGGATTATCAATACCCTCAGCTCATCAACAATTATTAGAACGTTATCAAACTAAGACCGAAAAGGGATTATGGCATACCTTACCCGATGATGGTTATATCTATAACTACTTAACCTGGCACCTAGAGAAAGCCAAGAAAATTAATGAAATTCATCAACTCCTGAAAGAAGAAACTCCAGCAGGGGATAACGGTTGGTATTGGCAGTGTGAGAGACAGGGAAATACTGCTAATTTTATTAAGGATGTATCGAGAGCTTGGGCAATAGCAGCAGCTAATTTTACAGAAAATCCCACAGAATCGATTAGTTTACAGTGTCGGTATGCTCTGATTACCACATCTCTCAATAGCTTGGCTGGAAATATTCCTCCAAAGTTAATGGCAGTATTAGTTGAGAAAGAAATCTGGACGCCAGCTCAAGCACTAGTTTATCTGCGACAGAGAAAAGATTCTGAAGGTCAAGCAGAAGGTTTAAAGGTAATTATTGAGTATCTTCCCCCTTCTTTATTACCGGAAGCTTTAGACGTTGCTAGAGGGATTGGGTATGAATACGACCGATATAGAGCCTTAGTCGCCTTAGCCCCCCACTTACCGGATGTGTTGTTACCCAAAGCCTTAGATTGCGCTAGAGGGATTTCCGATCAAAAATACCGAGCCTATGCCTTACTCGCCTTAGCCCCCCACTTAAGCAATGTGTTACACCAAGCCTTAGATTGGGCCACAGGGATTTCGTATGAATACTCCCGAGCCTATGCCTTAGTCGCCTTAGCCCCCCACTTACCGGATGTGTTGTTACCCAAAGCCTTAGATTGCGCCAGAGAGATTAGAAATGAAAAATACCGAGCCTATGCCTTACTCGCCTTAGCCCCCCACTTAACGGATGTGTTGTTAAACCAAGCCTTAGATTGCGCCAGAGGGATTTCCGATCAAAAATACCGAGCCGATGCCTTACTCGCCTTAGCCCCCCACTTACCGGATGTGTTAAACCAAGCCTTAGATTGCGCCAGAGGGATTTCGTATGAATACTCCCGAGCCGATGCCTTAGTCGCCTTAGCCCCCCACTTACCGGAAGAGTTGTTACCCAAAGCCTTAGATTGCGCCAGAGGGATTTCCGATCAAAAATACCGAGCCGATGCCTTAGTCGCCTTAGCCCCCCACTTACCTGATGTTTTACCAGAAGCCTTAGATTGCGCCAGAGGGATTTCCGATCAAAAATACCGAGCCCATGCCTTAGTCGCCTTAGCCCCCCACTTACCCGACGTGTTACCGGAAGCCTTAGATTGCGCCACAGGGATTTTGCATCAATACTTCCTAGTATTAGCCTTAGTCGTCAAAGAAGACCCCCACTTACCGGATTTGTTGTTACAGCAAGCCTTAGATTGGGCCAGAGGGATTTCCCATGAACAATACCGAACCTTTGCCTTAAAAGCCTTAGCCCCCCACTTACCTCAAGAGTTGTTACACCAAGCCTTAGATTGCGCCAGAGGGATTTCCGATAAAAAATACCGAGCCCATGCCTTACAGAACCTGATGAAAAACTTAACTCCTTCCTCAGTTGATTTTCCTCTTTGGCAACAAACTCTTGATAGTTTAGCTAGTCTAACCCGTCCCCATTTTTTTGAAGCTCTTCCTGAATTAGCGCCTTTAATCATCAAGTTTGGGGGTGTTGAAGCCCTAAGAGAAACGGTGGCAGCGGTTGATGATGTTAGCTGGTGGTGGAAGTAG